One window of Streptomyces sp. FIT100 genomic DNA carries:
- a CDS encoding alpha/beta fold hydrolase: protein MQLHTHTWGEGARVALLIHGIMADHRTWRRVGPALAGKGYRVIAVDLRGHGVSGRAGSYTAQDFADDVVDTLPRGAELAVGHSLGGLTLSLAVERLAPRRAVYSDPAWQLDSPLGALADFKATATREDIVALNPRWASEDVDIEMETLAAWDEASAYGLSGSVGVDLLPARPVVPSLVQLADPSRLVPPERAEVLRARGFEVRTVEGAGHTIHRDDFDGFMSSLDGWI, encoded by the coding sequence GTGCAACTCCACACCCACACCTGGGGCGAGGGCGCCCGCGTCGCGCTCCTGATCCACGGCATCATGGCCGACCACCGCACCTGGCGCAGGGTCGGTCCCGCGCTCGCCGGCAAGGGCTACCGTGTGATCGCCGTCGATCTGCGCGGACACGGCGTGAGCGGCCGGGCAGGCTCGTACACCGCGCAGGACTTCGCCGACGACGTGGTGGACACACTCCCCCGCGGCGCCGAACTGGCCGTGGGGCACTCCCTCGGCGGTCTCACGCTCTCCCTCGCGGTGGAGCGGCTCGCACCGCGGCGTGCCGTCTACTCCGATCCAGCGTGGCAGCTGGACTCGCCGCTGGGGGCCCTGGCCGACTTCAAGGCGACGGCCACGCGGGAGGACATCGTGGCGCTCAACCCCCGGTGGGCGAGCGAGGACGTGGACATCGAGATGGAGACGCTCGCGGCCTGGGACGAGGCGTCGGCGTACGGACTCTCGGGCTCCGTCGGGGTGGATCTCCTGCCGGCGCGGCCCGTCGTGCCCTCACTCGTCCAACTCGCCGACCCCAGCCGTCTGGTCCCGCCGGAGCGGGCCGAGGTGCTGCGGGCCCGCGGCTTCGAGGTCCGTACGGTCGAGGGCGCGGGGCACACGATCCACCGTGACGACTTCGACGGCTTCATGTCGTCGCTCGACGGCTGGATCTGA
- a CDS encoding MFS transporter: MALSSPETGAPGAGTPPAAAGAPPTAAHAAAAQKAGTPPPAAVPSARTNRSRGLLPLLLLGNSTMYALYVGVPGVLLALQVESIDPAHKVANFGLVSGVAAIFATVFNPVAGALSDRSGRRNPWILAGGLLAVPAMLLLGSVDTVLLVMIAWCLGQAVMNVYQAALTSVVPDRVPTGARGKASAAVGLGLPLGSTAGALLGAAYSDDYRTGYLVFGVIVAVGAVVFSAGAREERMAARQPVPVRAQLAAFGSALKDHDFRWAFIGRALLVLGYFAVAGFQLYILKDHTVLPAGLRPEEAVAVLMPVTGVAMAVSTVLGGWLSDRYDRRKLFVGASAGLAAAAMVIPAVSTSWTAMLAFAVVNGLGFGCYMAVDTALVTMVLPAAQDAARDMGVLNVANAGPQIVAPFVASVIVSVSGGYTTLFLAAAVLSVLGALAVRPIRSVR, translated from the coding sequence GTGGCCCTTTCCTCCCCCGAAACCGGCGCGCCCGGAGCCGGCACGCCGCCCGCCGCAGCCGGCGCCCCGCCCACCGCGGCGCACGCGGCCGCCGCTCAGAAAGCCGGCACGCCGCCCCCGGCGGCCGTCCCGTCCGCGCGGACCAACCGCTCCCGGGGTCTCCTGCCGCTGCTGCTCCTCGGCAACTCCACGATGTACGCGCTGTACGTCGGCGTCCCGGGCGTCCTGCTCGCCCTCCAGGTCGAGTCCATCGACCCCGCGCACAAGGTGGCCAACTTCGGTCTGGTCTCCGGTGTCGCGGCGATCTTCGCGACCGTCTTCAACCCGGTGGCCGGTGCGCTCTCCGACCGCTCGGGCCGGCGCAATCCGTGGATCCTGGCGGGCGGGCTGCTCGCCGTCCCCGCGATGCTGCTGCTCGGCAGCGTGGACACGGTGCTGCTGGTGATGATCGCCTGGTGTCTGGGCCAGGCGGTGATGAACGTCTACCAGGCGGCCCTCACCTCGGTGGTCCCCGACCGGGTCCCGACGGGCGCCCGCGGCAAGGCGTCCGCGGCCGTCGGGCTCGGCCTGCCGCTCGGCTCGACGGCCGGTGCCCTGCTGGGCGCCGCCTACTCCGACGACTACCGCACCGGCTATCTGGTATTCGGCGTGATCGTGGCGGTCGGCGCCGTCGTCTTCTCGGCGGGCGCCCGCGAGGAACGCATGGCCGCCCGGCAGCCAGTACCCGTCAGGGCGCAGCTCGCCGCGTTCGGCAGCGCGCTCAAGGACCATGACTTCCGCTGGGCGTTCATCGGACGGGCGCTGCTCGTCCTCGGGTACTTCGCGGTGGCCGGCTTCCAGCTGTACATCCTCAAGGACCACACGGTGCTGCCCGCCGGGCTCCGGCCCGAGGAGGCCGTGGCCGTCCTGATGCCGGTCACCGGTGTGGCGATGGCCGTCTCCACCGTGCTGGGCGGCTGGCTCTCCGACCGCTACGACCGACGCAAGCTCTTCGTCGGTGCGTCGGCCGGGCTCGCGGCGGCGGCCATGGTGATCCCCGCCGTCTCCACCAGCTGGACCGCGATGCTGGCCTTCGCGGTCGTCAACGGCCTTGGATTCGGGTGCTACATGGCGGTGGACACGGCGCTCGTCACCATGGTCCTGCCCGCGGCGCAGGACGCCGCCCGGGACATGGGCGTGCTCAACGTGGCCAACGCCGGTCCGCAGATCGTCGCCCCGTTCGTGGCCTCGGTGATCGTGTCGGTGAGCGGCGGTTACACGACGCTCTTCCTGGCCGCCGCGGTGCTCTCGGTGCTGGGGGCGCTGGCGGTGCGTCCGATCCGTTCCGTGCGCTGA
- a CDS encoding LacI family DNA-binding transcriptional regulator, which yields MSQTPRHSAERSVPTSADVARLAGVSRATVSYVLNNTSAVRISEPTRRRVREAAEELGYVPHAAARTLRAGHTRIVLLPTAHIPVGPLYSRFISELQSALRRLDYTVVQYGSLGLDGDAAARAWAELRPVAVLSLGEIALTAQGVEVLKRSGAKAVITLGPQRVAGAHSLVMDQREVGARAAEHLLERGRRRLGVVVPEEPGLDLFSAPRLAGVRQVAEPAGATVLPVPLAYEEAAADALAARWRGLGLDAVYAYNDEYAMLLMRSLQDAGIAVPDETAVIGADDLLLGRLLRPRLSTVRIDMVTGQLLAELVDRAVRDPAGVPERHDLMGAEVVRREST from the coding sequence ATGAGCCAGACACCCAGACACTCAGCAGAACGTTCCGTTCCGACCAGTGCCGATGTCGCCAGGCTGGCCGGAGTCTCCCGGGCCACCGTCTCGTACGTGCTGAACAACACCTCGGCGGTGCGGATCAGCGAGCCCACCCGCCGCCGGGTCCGCGAGGCCGCCGAGGAGCTGGGTTACGTGCCGCACGCGGCGGCCCGCACCCTGCGCGCGGGCCACACCCGCATCGTGCTGCTGCCCACCGCCCACATCCCCGTGGGCCCCCTCTACAGCCGCTTCATCAGCGAACTCCAGTCGGCGCTGCGGCGCCTCGACTACACCGTGGTGCAGTACGGCAGCCTCGGCCTGGACGGCGACGCCGCGGCCCGCGCCTGGGCGGAGCTGCGCCCCGTCGCCGTGCTCTCGCTCGGTGAGATCGCGCTCACTGCACAGGGCGTCGAGGTGCTCAAGCGCTCCGGCGCCAAGGCGGTGATAACGCTCGGCCCGCAGCGCGTCGCGGGCGCGCACTCCCTCGTCATGGACCAGCGCGAGGTGGGGGCGCGCGCCGCGGAGCACCTCCTGGAGCGCGGCCGCCGCCGCCTCGGCGTCGTCGTGCCCGAGGAGCCGGGGCTCGACCTCTTCTCCGCACCCCGCCTGGCCGGAGTCCGGCAGGTCGCCGAGCCCGCCGGTGCGACGGTCCTGCCCGTTCCGCTCGCGTACGAGGAGGCGGCGGCGGACGCCCTCGCGGCGCGCTGGCGGGGGCTCGGCCTCGACGCCGTGTACGCGTACAACGACGAGTACGCCATGCTCCTGATGCGCTCGCTCCAGGACGCGGGCATCGCCGTCCCGGACGAGACCGCGGTGATCGGCGCCGACGATCTGCTGCTCGGCAGGCTGCTGCGGCCCCGGCTCAGCACGGTGCGGATCGACATGGTCACCGGGCAGCTGCTGGCCGAGCTCGTCGACCGCGCCGTACGCGACCCTGCCGGTGTGCCGGAGCGGCACGATCTCATGGGTGCCGAGGTGGTCCGGCGCGAGTCCACCTGA
- a CDS encoding benzaldehyde dehydrogenase has product MPLLDPKTWQPVSLSGGESAVVEPATGESLATVDLAGPEDVSAAARSAAAAQSAWARTPHLVRAAVLRRAGDLFDEHAAELREWLVRESGSIPGKAEFELHVAAQECYEAAALASRPTGQVLPSDQPRLSYTRRVPAGVVGVIAPFNFPLILAIRSVAPALALGNAVLLKPDPRTAVCGGLSLAAVLAEAGLPEGLFHVLPGGADAGQALVAEPGVPLISFTGSTAAGRAVGEAAGRHLKRAHLELGGNSALVVLADADIETAVAQASWGSFFHQGQICMTTGRHLVHASLYEEYVERLAAKAESLAVGDPHREQVHLGPVIDRGQLARIHGLVESSTAHGAVLAAGGTHSELFYRPTVLAGVDDDTPAYAQEVFGPVAPVRPFGTLDEAAALASAGPYGLSLGIVTRDTALGLELADRIPTGIAHINDQTVNDEAVAPFGGVAASGSGARFGGEANLDAFTELRWTTVRREAPGHPF; this is encoded by the coding sequence ATGCCCCTGCTCGACCCCAAGACGTGGCAGCCCGTCAGCCTCTCGGGAGGCGAGTCGGCCGTCGTCGAGCCTGCCACCGGTGAGTCGCTCGCCACCGTGGACCTCGCCGGGCCCGAGGACGTCTCCGCCGCCGCGCGGTCGGCGGCTGCGGCCCAGTCGGCCTGGGCGCGCACCCCGCACCTCGTGCGTGCCGCGGTGCTCCGCAGGGCCGGGGACCTCTTCGACGAGCACGCCGCCGAGCTGCGCGAATGGCTCGTCCGCGAGTCCGGTTCGATCCCGGGCAAGGCCGAGTTCGAGCTGCACGTCGCCGCCCAGGAATGCTACGAGGCCGCCGCGCTCGCCTCCCGCCCCACCGGCCAGGTGTTGCCCAGCGACCAGCCCCGGCTGTCGTACACCCGTCGTGTCCCCGCCGGGGTCGTCGGTGTCATAGCGCCGTTCAACTTCCCGCTCATCCTCGCCATACGGTCCGTGGCCCCGGCCCTCGCGCTCGGCAACGCCGTGCTGCTCAAGCCCGACCCGCGCACCGCGGTCTGCGGCGGCCTCTCCCTCGCCGCCGTCCTCGCCGAGGCCGGACTCCCCGAAGGACTGTTCCACGTCCTGCCCGGCGGAGCCGACGCGGGCCAGGCGCTCGTCGCGGAACCCGGCGTCCCGCTCATCTCCTTCACCGGCTCGACGGCCGCCGGCCGCGCCGTGGGGGAGGCCGCGGGCCGCCACCTCAAGCGCGCCCACCTCGAACTCGGCGGGAACTCCGCCCTCGTGGTCCTGGCGGACGCCGACATCGAGACCGCCGTCGCCCAGGCGTCCTGGGGCTCGTTCTTCCACCAGGGCCAGATCTGCATGACCACCGGCCGCCATCTCGTGCACGCCTCGCTCTACGAGGAGTACGTCGAACGCCTCGCGGCGAAGGCCGAATCGCTCGCCGTCGGCGACCCGCACCGCGAGCAGGTCCACCTCGGGCCGGTCATCGACCGGGGCCAACTCGCCCGGATCCACGGCCTCGTCGAGTCGAGCACGGCACACGGCGCCGTGCTCGCCGCCGGTGGCACGCACAGTGAGCTCTTCTACCGCCCCACCGTGCTCGCGGGCGTCGACGACGACACGCCCGCCTACGCGCAGGAGGTCTTCGGCCCGGTCGCACCGGTCCGTCCGTTCGGCACGCTCGACGAGGCCGCCGCGCTCGCGTCCGCGGGACCGTACGGACTCTCGCTGGGCATCGTGACCCGCGACACCGCGCTCGGGCTCGAACTCGCCGACCGGATCCCCACGGGCATCGCCCACATCAACGACCAGACGGTCAACGACGAGGCCGTCGCCCCGTTCGGCGGCGTCGCCGCGTCGGGCTCCGGCGCGCGCTTCGGCGGCGAGGCCAACCTGGACGCGTTCACCGAGCTGCGCTGGACGACCGTACGCAGGGAGGCGCCCGGTCATCCGTTCTAG
- a CDS encoding DUF4230 domain-containing protein yields MSSGKAVPWWAKVLGGAALVAVVLVAAMRLSLLPSFDDVFGEETRDRSGPALLESIQDISRYEAATGNFQVVVDLEKDAKYLPDALRGTRTLYVGAGTVDAYVDMEGLAEDDITVNDARTSATIRLPHAALGKPALDPDRSYAVSKQRGLFDRLGDFFSDNPNNEQAVQQLATKHIAAAAKDSRLTAQAEQNTTRMLQGLLRSLGFTDVRITYGA; encoded by the coding sequence ATGAGTTCTGGCAAAGCTGTGCCGTGGTGGGCGAAGGTGCTGGGCGGTGCGGCTCTGGTGGCCGTGGTGCTGGTGGCGGCAATGCGCCTCAGCCTGCTGCCGTCGTTCGACGACGTGTTCGGCGAGGAAACCCGTGACCGCTCGGGCCCGGCGCTCCTCGAGTCCATCCAGGACATCAGCCGCTACGAGGCCGCCACGGGCAACTTCCAGGTCGTCGTGGACCTGGAGAAGGACGCCAAGTACCTGCCGGACGCGCTGCGGGGCACGAGGACGCTGTACGTCGGCGCCGGCACCGTGGACGCGTACGTCGACATGGAGGGCCTCGCCGAGGACGACATCACCGTCAACGACGCCCGCACCTCCGCCACCATCAGGCTCCCGCACGCGGCCCTGGGCAAGCCGGCCCTCGACCCCGACCGGTCCTACGCCGTCTCGAAGCAGCGCGGGCTGTTCGACCGGCTCGGCGACTTCTTCTCGGACAACCCCAACAACGAACAGGCGGTCCAGCAACTGGCGACGAAGCACATCGCGGCCGCGGCGAAGGACAGCCGGCTGACCGCACAGGCCGAGCAGAACACCACGAGGATGCTGCAAGGCCTCCTGCGCTCCCTCGGGTTCACGGACGTCCGGATCACGTACGGCGCGTGA
- the trxA gene encoding thioredoxin — translation MSTVELTKENFDQVVADNEFVLIDFWASWCGPCRQFAPVFEKASERHPDLVFAKVDTEAQQELAAAFEIRSIPTLMIVRDKVAVFAQPGALPEPVLEDVIGQARGLDMDEVRKSIAEAPQAQ, via the coding sequence ATGAGCACTGTTGAGCTCACCAAGGAAAACTTCGATCAGGTTGTCGCCGACAACGAATTCGTCCTGATCGACTTCTGGGCTTCCTGGTGCGGACCGTGCCGCCAGTTCGCCCCGGTCTTCGAGAAGGCTTCGGAGCGCCACCCCGATCTCGTCTTCGCCAAGGTGGACACGGAGGCGCAGCAGGAGCTCGCGGCGGCGTTCGAGATCCGCTCGATCCCCACGCTGATGATCGTCCGTGACAAGGTGGCGGTCTTCGCCCAGCCCGGGGCGCTGCCGGAGCCGGTGCTGGAGGACGTGATCGGGCAGGCCCGCGGGCTGGACATGGACGAGGTGCGCAAGTCGATCGCGGAGGCGCCGCAGGCGCAGTGA
- a CDS encoding NAD(P)/FAD-dependent oxidoreductase → MTEAMEYDVVVLGAGPTGENVADRTRAAGMSTAVVESELVGGECSYWACMPSKALLRPVITRADARRVAGVRSAVQGPLDAPEVLAHRDDYASHWKDGGQVRWLESTGARLYRGQGRLHGPRKVVVSGPGNEHHVLIARHAVAVCTGSRAVLPDLPGVVGAKAWTSREATSAQSVPGRLVVVGGGVVGTEMATAWQALGSRVTMLVRGKGLLPRMEPFVGELVADALTEAGARVRTDVSVAAVQRDGGGGPVTVVLDDGELIDADEILFATGRAPRTEDIGLETVGIDPGSWLRVDDSCRVEGSEWLYAVGDVNRRALLTHQGKYQARIAGAAIAARAQHVPLLETDRWGAHAATADHDAVPQVVFTDPEAASVGLSLAEAEATGRRVRAVDYDLGSVAGAGLFVDDYRGRARMVVDLDREIVLGATFVGPGVGELLHSATIAVAGEVPINRLWHAVPSYPTISEVWLRLLETYRG, encoded by the coding sequence ATGACGGAAGCCATGGAGTACGACGTCGTGGTGCTGGGCGCGGGGCCGACCGGCGAGAACGTGGCGGACAGGACGAGGGCCGCCGGAATGAGCACCGCGGTGGTGGAGTCCGAACTCGTCGGCGGCGAGTGCTCGTACTGGGCGTGCATGCCGAGCAAGGCGCTGCTCCGGCCCGTCATCACCCGTGCCGACGCCCGCCGCGTCGCCGGCGTGCGCAGCGCCGTGCAGGGCCCGCTGGACGCCCCCGAGGTACTCGCCCACCGCGACGACTACGCCTCCCACTGGAAGGACGGCGGCCAGGTCCGCTGGCTGGAGTCGACCGGCGCCCGCCTCTACCGCGGCCAGGGACGCCTGCACGGCCCCCGCAAGGTCGTCGTCTCCGGCCCCGGGAACGAGCACCATGTGCTGATCGCACGGCACGCCGTCGCCGTCTGCACCGGCAGCCGCGCCGTCCTGCCGGACCTCCCCGGCGTCGTCGGCGCCAAGGCGTGGACCAGCCGCGAGGCGACCAGCGCGCAGTCCGTGCCCGGGCGGCTGGTGGTGGTCGGCGGGGGAGTGGTGGGCACCGAGATGGCCACCGCCTGGCAGGCGCTCGGCTCCCGGGTCACCATGCTGGTCCGCGGCAAGGGGCTGCTGCCGCGTATGGAGCCGTTCGTCGGCGAGCTCGTCGCCGACGCGCTCACCGAGGCCGGTGCGAGGGTCCGCACGGACGTCTCGGTCGCCGCGGTACAGCGTGACGGGGGCGGTGGACCGGTCACCGTGGTCCTCGACGACGGCGAGCTGATCGACGCCGACGAAATCCTCTTCGCCACCGGACGCGCCCCCCGCACCGAGGACATCGGCCTGGAGACCGTGGGCATCGACCCCGGCTCCTGGCTGCGCGTCGACGACAGCTGCCGGGTCGAGGGCTCCGAGTGGCTGTACGCGGTCGGCGACGTCAACCGCCGTGCCCTGCTGACCCACCAGGGCAAGTACCAGGCCCGCATCGCGGGCGCCGCGATCGCCGCCCGCGCCCAGCACGTCCCTCTCCTCGAAACGGACCGCTGGGGCGCCCACGCGGCGACCGCCGACCACGACGCCGTCCCGCAGGTCGTCTTCACCGACCCCGAGGCCGCCTCGGTCGGCCTCTCCCTCGCCGAGGCCGAGGCGACCGGCCGCCGCGTGCGCGCCGTCGACTACGACCTCGGGTCCGTCGCCGGAGCCGGCCTCTTCGTCGACGACTACCGCGGCCGGGCCCGCATGGTCGTCGACCTCGACCGCGAGATCGTCCTCGGCGCCACCTTCGTCGGCCCCGGCGTCGGCGAGCTCCTCCACTCGGCGACGATCGCGGTCGCGGGCGAGGTCCCCATCAACCGCCTCTGGCACGCGGTCCCGTCGTACCCGACGATCAGCGAGGTGTGGCTGCGTCTGCTGGAGACGTACCGGGGCTAG
- a CDS encoding electron transfer flavoprotein subunit beta/FixA family protein, whose amino-acid sequence MSLRIVVTVKFVPDATGDRRFGDDLTVDRDDVDGLLSELDEYAVEQALQIAEASGDAEVTVVTVGPEDARDALRKALSMGADRAVHVEDDDLHGSDVMGTSLVLAKAIERTGFDLVVCGMASTDGTMGVLPAILAERLGVPQVTLLSEVAVEGGVVTGRRDGDTASEQLEASLPAVVSVTDQSGEARYPSFKGIMAAKKKPVESLDLSDLEIDADEVGLEGAWTAVDSAVERPARSAGTIVKDEGEGGRQLAAFLAGQKFI is encoded by the coding sequence GTGAGCTTGAGGATCGTTGTCACTGTGAAGTTTGTGCCCGACGCGACTGGTGACCGGCGTTTCGGTGATGACCTGACGGTTGATCGGGACGATGTGGACGGTCTGCTTTCCGAGCTGGACGAGTATGCGGTGGAGCAGGCGTTGCAGATCGCGGAGGCGTCGGGTGATGCGGAGGTCACTGTGGTGACGGTGGGTCCGGAGGATGCCCGGGATGCGTTGCGTAAGGCGTTGTCGATGGGTGCGGACCGGGCGGTTCATGTCGAGGACGATGATCTGCACGGTTCGGATGTGATGGGCACGTCGTTGGTGCTGGCGAAGGCGATCGAGAGGACCGGTTTCGACCTGGTCGTCTGTGGTATGGCCTCGACCGACGGCACGATGGGGGTGCTGCCGGCGATCCTGGCGGAGCGGTTGGGTGTTCCGCAGGTCACGCTGCTGTCGGAGGTTGCGGTCGAGGGCGGTGTGGTCACGGGTCGGCGGGATGGTGACACCGCGTCGGAGCAGTTGGAGGCGTCGCTGCCGGCCGTGGTGTCGGTGACGGACCAGTCGGGCGAGGCGCGTTACCCGTCGTTCAAGGGGATCATGGCGGCGAAGAAGAAGCCGGTGGAGTCGCTGGACCTGTCCGATCTGGAGATCGACGCGGACGAGGTGGGTCTGGAGGGTGCCTGGACCGCGGTGGATTCCGCGGTCGAGCGTCCGGCCCGCAGCGCGGGCACGATCGTCAAGGACGAGGGCGAGGGCGGCAGGCAGCTGGCCGCGTTCCTGGCCGGGCAGAAGTTCATCTGA
- a CDS encoding TetR family transcriptional regulator: MREVLAEAAFELFLERGYEQTTVDDIVARAGVGRRSFFRYFPSKEDAVFPDHERCLADMTQFLAAAEHAADPVAAVCDAARLVLRMYAADPEFSVQRYRLTREVPGLRTYELSVVRRYERTLAGYLHGRYAGRPDGALRADVIAAAVVAAHNNALRSWLRSGGEGDAEAAVDHALGLVLDVWGSAAETAAATAAGTRVPATADDTSGAPANGGGAESGDDDVVVLVTRRGTPIWRVVQRIEAALEPR; encoded by the coding sequence ATGCGGGAGGTGCTCGCCGAGGCGGCGTTCGAGCTCTTCCTGGAGCGCGGATACGAGCAGACCACGGTGGACGACATCGTGGCGCGGGCCGGGGTCGGCCGCCGGTCCTTCTTCCGCTACTTCCCCTCCAAGGAGGACGCGGTCTTCCCGGACCACGAGCGCTGCCTGGCCGACATGACCCAGTTCCTGGCCGCGGCCGAGCACGCGGCGGACCCGGTGGCCGCGGTCTGCGACGCGGCCCGGCTGGTGCTGCGGATGTACGCGGCGGACCCGGAGTTCTCCGTCCAGCGCTACCGCCTCACCCGCGAGGTGCCCGGACTGCGGACGTACGAACTGTCCGTGGTGCGCCGCTACGAACGCACCCTCGCCGGCTATCTGCACGGCCGGTACGCCGGCCGGCCGGACGGGGCGCTGCGGGCCGATGTGATCGCCGCGGCCGTGGTCGCCGCGCACAACAACGCGCTGCGGTCCTGGCTGCGTTCCGGCGGCGAAGGCGATGCCGAGGCTGCCGTGGACCATGCGCTCGGGCTCGTGCTGGACGTGTGGGGTTCCGCCGCCGAGACGGCCGCCGCGACGGCGGCCGGGACGAGGGTCCCGGCGACAGCCGACGACACGTCAGGCGCCCCGGCGAACGGCGGTGGTGCGGAGTCGGGCGACGACGACGTCGTCGTCCTCGTGACCCGGCGGGGTACACCCATTTGGCGTGTGGTCCAGAGGATCGAGGCGGCCCTGGAGCCCCGCTGA
- a CDS encoding Zn-ribbon domain-containing OB-fold protein, with amino-acid sequence MVNSVRQETVLTYQRCRWCGTASFRRLLCPVCASSDLDPEQSEGAGVVVRTSVVHRNTAVARNESLIRFPEGFMFRCRVIGVDPHMVWVGARVRPAAGWDSAAGEAVFEICRAGSDKDGAVDTGAPGDRY; translated from the coding sequence GTGGTGAACTCAGTGCGCCAGGAGACCGTTCTCACCTACCAGCGGTGCCGCTGGTGCGGTACGGCCTCCTTCCGGAGGCTGCTCTGCCCCGTGTGCGCCTCCAGCGACCTGGATCCCGAACAGAGCGAGGGCGCGGGCGTCGTCGTCCGCACATCCGTCGTACACCGCAACACCGCTGTCGCGCGCAACGAGTCGCTGATCCGCTTTCCCGAAGGCTTCATGTTCCGCTGCCGTGTGATCGGTGTCGACCCGCACATGGTGTGGGTCGGGGCTCGGGTGAGGCCGGCGGCGGGCTGGGACTCGGCCGCGGGCGAGGCGGTCTTCGAGATCTGCCGCGCGGGGAGCGACAAGGACGGCGCCGTGGACACGGGCGCCCCCGGTGACCGCTATTGA
- a CDS encoding anhydro-N-acetylmuramic acid kinase, protein MRVIGLMSGTSYDAVDAAAADLALRGDRLELTPLGMVSAAYPAEVRAALAAALPPAKTTMQQVCMLDTRIGQAFASLAVRADRELCDGRTDLVSSHGQTVWHWAEDGQVHGTLQLGEAAWIAEATGRPVVSGLRTRDVAAGGQGAPLVSLVDVMWLRGRPGTPVALNLGGIANITVAAGDRDPVAFDTGPANALVDAAVHHFTGGRLAYDEDGALAARGSVRPGLLRRLLDEPYYAAPPPKTTGKELFHLPYLLGALTECGDGPLPPQDVVATVTELTARTVADAARAVGATEVIASGGGTRNPTLMARLRTALGGVPLRTSDELGLPSAAKEAYAFAVLGFLTANGLAGTLPACTGARHAGVLGSITPGSGGLRLPEPAAERPVRLVLSPGPGADAAR, encoded by the coding sequence ATGCGGGTCATCGGGCTGATGTCGGGCACCTCGTACGACGCCGTCGACGCCGCGGCCGCGGATCTGGCGCTGCGCGGGGACCGCCTCGAACTGACGCCGCTGGGCATGGTGAGCGCCGCCTACCCCGCCGAGGTGCGCGCCGCGCTCGCCGCCGCGCTGCCCCCGGCGAAGACCACGATGCAGCAGGTGTGCATGCTCGACACCCGTATCGGCCAGGCGTTCGCGTCACTCGCCGTACGGGCCGACCGCGAGCTGTGCGACGGGCGCACGGACCTCGTCTCCTCCCACGGGCAGACCGTCTGGCACTGGGCCGAGGACGGCCAGGTGCACGGAACGCTCCAGCTCGGCGAGGCCGCCTGGATCGCCGAGGCCACCGGCCGCCCGGTGGTGTCGGGGCTGCGCACCCGCGACGTCGCCGCCGGCGGTCAGGGCGCTCCCCTGGTGAGCCTCGTGGACGTCATGTGGCTGCGCGGGCGTCCCGGTACACCCGTCGCCCTGAACCTCGGCGGGATCGCCAACATCACCGTGGCCGCCGGGGACCGCGACCCGGTCGCGTTCGACACCGGCCCGGCGAACGCGCTCGTCGACGCGGCCGTGCACCACTTCACCGGGGGCAGGCTCGCCTACGACGAGGACGGGGCGCTCGCGGCCCGCGGCAGCGTCCGGCCCGGGCTGCTGCGGCGGCTCCTCGACGAGCCGTACTACGCCGCGCCGCCGCCCAAGACCACGGGCAAGGAACTGTTCCATCTGCCGTATCTGCTCGGCGCCCTGACGGAGTGCGGCGACGGCCCGCTGCCGCCGCAGGACGTGGTCGCGACCGTCACGGAGCTCACGGCGCGCACCGTGGCCGACGCCGCCCGTGCCGTAGGGGCGACCGAGGTCATCGCCTCGGGCGGCGGCACACGGAACCCGACGCTCATGGCCAGGCTGCGCACGGCACTCGGCGGAGTCCCGCTGCGCACCTCGGACGAGCTCGGGCTGCCGTCGGCGGCCAAGGAGGCGTACGCCTTCGCGGTGCTCGGGTTCCTGACGGCCAACGGACTCGCCGGGACGCTGCCGGCCTGCACCGGTGCCCGCCACGCCGGTGTCCTCGGCTCGATCACCCCGGGATCCGGCGGGCTGCGCCTGCCCGAGCCCGCGGCCGAACGGCCCGTGCGGCTGGTGCTGTCACCGGGGCCGGGTGCGGATGCGGCTCGGTAG